From Apium graveolens cultivar Ventura chromosome 9, ASM990537v1, whole genome shotgun sequence, the proteins below share one genomic window:
- the LOC141687468 gene encoding uncharacterized protein LOC141687468, whose amino-acid sequence MSSTQAYGEEWYWDKRYEQESGPFDWYQKYPSLSPLLHLYIPQNTTTSLLVVGSGTSAFSEGLVDDGYENVVNIDISSVAIQTMLQRYSNRPQLKYIKMDVRDMSAFQSGSFVAVIDKGTLDSLLCGHNSRENAAKMLEEVDRVLKANGVYILITYGAPSYRLSLLREAHSWSIKLHVIGKALVEASSEHQSQELISPVPLNDDTGFTVGKNPDVHFIYVCIKDDSRVRTEASFPSLDLNHD is encoded by the exons ATGTCATCAACACAAGCATACGGAGAAGAATGGTACTGGGACAAACGTTACGAGCAAGAATCAGGTCCTTTTGATTGGTACCAAAAATACCCTTCTCTTTCTCCTCTTCTTCATTTATACATTCCTCAGAACACCACCACCTCTCTTCTCGTCGTCGGCTCTGGTACTTCTG CATTTAGTGAAGGCTTGGTTGATGATGGATATGAGAATGTGGTTAATATTGATATTTCTTCTGTTGCTATTCAAACTATGCTGCAGAGATACTCTAATCGTCCTCAATTAAAAT ATATAAAAATGGATGTTCGGGATATGAGTGCATTTCAATCAGGTTCCTTTGTTGCTGTCATTGATAAAG GAACTTTGGACTCTCTTCTG TGCGGGCATAATTCACGTGAAAATGCTGCAAAGATGCTGGAGGAGGTTGATAG GGTCCTCAAGGCTAATGGAGTATACATTCTG ATAACGTATGGAGCACCAAGTTATAGATTAAGTTTGCTGAGGGAGGCGCACTCTTGGTCTATAAAACTTCACGTAATAG GGAAAGCTTTGGTAGAAGCAAGCTCCGAGCATCAGTCGCAAGAACTAATCTCTCCTGTTCCGCTTAATGATGACACAGGTTTTACCGTCGGGAAAAATCCCGATGTCCATTTTATTTATGTCTGTATCAAG GATGATTCTAGAGTTCGGACCGAAGCAAGCTTTCCAAGTCTCGACTTGAATCATGATTAG
- the LOC141686090 gene encoding putative E3 ubiquitin-protein ligase RHA4A, which produces MASAQPPNPSDIYSQAQQVKHYKSGYLGGHIIQRPSVDGNENPMYHQSSRRRHVVLEVGGLKQDLKDKLHAIVFDEELKARESLCCVCLGEFEMKEELKQLPSCKHIFHSNCICNWLSSSTTCPLCRCSLVVDNAKLVTPPPPPPPPQSSATVLLPAATPEHLEA; this is translated from the exons ATGGCCTCTGCTCAACCTCCAAACCCTTCAGACATTTACTCTCAAGCACAGCAAGTGAAGCATTACAAG AGTGGTTATTTAGGCGGTCACATTATCCAAAGGCCGTCTGTAGACGGGAACGAGAACCCCATGTATCATCAATCCTCGCGCAGAAGACATGTT GTACTAGAAGTTGGTGGTTTGAAACAAGATCTGAAAGACAAGCTTCATGCAATAGTGTTTGATGAAGAATTGAAGGCAAGGGAATCATT GTGTTGTGTATGCTTGGGAGAATTTGAGATGAAAGAGGAGTTGAAACAATTGCCATCATGCAAACACATCTTCCACAGTAATTGCATATGTAATTGGCTGAGCTCCTCCACCACATGCCCTCTCTGTAGATGTTCATTGGTCGTAGACAATGCAAAACTTGTCACTCCACCGCCGCCACCACCACCACCACAGTCGTCAGCTACAGTACTACTTCCTGCGGCTACTCCAGAACACCTTGAAGCTTGA